The following proteins are co-located in the Prionailurus viverrinus isolate Anna chromosome A1, UM_Priviv_1.0, whole genome shotgun sequence genome:
- the IL5 gene encoding interleukin-5 → MRMLLHLSLLALGAAYVSAIAVQSPMNRLVAETLALLSTHRTLLIGDGNLMIPTPEHNNHQLCIEEVFQGIDTLKNRTVPGDAVEKLFRNLSLIKEHIDHQKKKCGGERWRVKKFLDYLQVFLGVINTEWTMES, encoded by the exons ATGAGAATGCTTCTGCATTTGAGTTTGCTAGCTCTTGGGGCTGCCTATGTTTCTGCCATTGCTGTACAAAGTCCCATGAATAGGCTGGTGGCAGAGACCTTGGCACTGCTCTCCACTCATCGAACTCTACTGATAGGCGACggg aaCCTGATGATTCCTACTCCTGAACATAACAAT CACCAACTGTGCATTGAAGAAGTCTTTCAGGGTATAGACACATTAAAGAATCGCACTGTACCGGGGGATGCTGTGGAAAAGCTTTTCCGAAACTTGTCTTTAATAAAAGAACACATAGACCACCAAAAA aaaaagtgtGGAGGAGAAAGATGGAGAGTAAAAAAGTTCCTAGACTACCTGCAAGTGTTTCTTGGTGTAATAAACACTGAGTGGACAATGGAAAGTTGA